In Oceanivirga salmonicida, the genomic window TTTAAATAAAATGATACTAATCTATTTTTATAATATATAGGTATAGGGTCATATGGATAAAATAATTTAACTTCTCTTATAATACAACTTATTTCATTTATATCCATTTCTTTTTTTGAAAAAAATGTTTTTACAGTTAATATATTATTGGCCATGCTTACATAATTAAAACTAAGTTTAAAAAGAACTATACTTAAAATTGTATAAAAAATTATAAAGCTCATTAAGTATAAATTAAATTTAAAATCCATTAAAAATAAAAATATAAAAGTAAAGAACATAAATAATGGAAGTAATAGTATTACTAAAGTTCTATATACAATGTTTGGGTAAAAATAGTAATCTTTTTCTATTCTTTTAGCTAAATCAAAACCTAACATTTTTATATTATATCTATACATTTATTTCTCCCAAATATTTATTATTTTAATTTAATGTTACCATAATTTTTATTCTTTTGATATATTATTTTAAAAATAATTATAAAAATAATTAAAAAGACAAAAAATATTAATCTGTAATTAGAATAATTATAATAATATTTTGTTTTTACTTGTAATAATTTTGTATGTTTTGGAATAATAAGTTTTTTATCTTTTATTAAATTATATATAAATTCACTATCTATATCTTTATTAGTTAATAAAGTATTTAAAACTTGTTTATCTTTTATTTCATAGATTGTACTTTTAAAAAATTGTGTTTCTCCTAAATTATCAAAATAATAAGCGTTTTCTCCATATTTCCAAATAAATCCATAATTGTTAATATCTTTTAATTTTTCCCATTTATTATTTTTATCTAAATTATCCAAACTATTAATATAGGTATAAGTTTTTTTAGAACTTGGTATACCATTTCTATCTTTAGAAACTATTTCATCTACATCAATATATAAAGTTTCATTCCCATTTGAAAATACTAATGGGACAATCTCTTTGAAATTTTTATTTAAAAATGGATTATTTCCTGCTCTTTGTATTTCTTTTTTATAATTATTATAAAAATAAATTCCATTTTCACTTAACCATAATGTATGATTAATATGATTTCCATTTTTACTTATTAATTTATACGGTTCATTATTTTTATCAAATAAAATGTCATTAACATATACTATCCCATGTTTAAAATCATGTAAATAATTCATACTATTTTGCATTTTTACTCTAACACTATAAACATTTTCATTATAAATTATGTCTAATTTCTTATTTTCATAATATACATTTTTACCATCTGTAAAATAGACTTCACTTTCTCTTTTATCATTATTATGTAATAATTCTATTGCTCTAAAATTTTCAGCTTTTGCTTCTGGTATTAATTTACCTTTGTAATATATTTTATTTCCATCTGTTGCTATATTAAATATATTGGAGTAATAATTTGTTTTACTTATTGGTAATATTTTCAATTCATAAGTCATTCTATCACAATAAAATGTAACTTCACTATCAGTATAGTAGTTATTATTTAAAGGCTTCAATATTTTAGGATTCATATTATCAATTATTGTTCCCACAATACACATTATTTTTATCTATGGCTATGTGTTTATCATAATATTCATCATTAATAGCACGAAAAGTTTTAATATCAGCATTAGCTAATAAATATTTATCTTCACTACCGTTAACATAAATACTTCCATTACTTTCATAAAATTGCCCAAATAATTCTTTATATTCTTTATTATGAGAATTTTTAGTAGTAAATAACACTATAAAGCAAGTAAATATTAATATAATTAAAATTATACCATACTTTATTTTTTTCATAGTTACTCCTATTTATACATAATTATTTAGATAATAAGCACACAGTTTCTACATGGTTAGTTTATTACAAAAGTATACACTTATTGATTTTATTGACTTTCAATGTACTTAATTTCCCTAAATATGTGCCATTTTTAAGCCTTTTTATACTTTTTAGTATTTTTTTAGAATCTTTTTAATCTAATATTTCTATTTTTTCTATTTCTGATTGTCCTACCATAAAAATTTCAACATCTAAACTATTTTCTTCTTCTTCACTTTCAGCTTCAAAATATTCAAATGCTAATAAATTTTCATAAAAATTTCCATTTGTTAATATTAAATTTATATAATGCCCTTCAGCATTTATCATTTCTTCTCTTGTAATCATTTTATTTCACCTTTCTAGGAACTATATGTATATCTTTTTTAGTACCTTATTACCATATAAAACCTTTAAAAGCCTTTATTTATTTAGATAATAAGCACACAGTTTCTACATGATTTGTGAAAGAGAACATATCCACTATTCCTGCTCTTTTAACTCTATAACCATAATTTTCAAAATCTTTTAAATCTTTTAATAAAGTTACTGGGTTACATGAAACATAAACTATAGTTTCAACATTATACTTAATAAGTTTATCTATAGTCTTAGTTAAAACTCCCATCCTTGGTGGGTCTAAAACTAGTATATTGGGTTTCTCATTTAACATATCTAACTTTTCAAATACATCACCTGCTATAAATTCAATATTTTCTATATTATTTAATTTAGCATTTTCTTTTGCTTTTTTTACTGCTTCTTCTACTATTTCTATTGCATATACTTTATTAAACTTTTTTGATATTATCTGAGCAATAGTTCCTGTACCACTAAATAAATCAAATACTACATTTTCATTTATATTATCTAAATAATCTAGCACCTTACCATATAATTTACTTACAGTTTTTGAATTAGTTTGAAAAAAACTATATGGACTAATATTAAAATCTAAGTCAAATATTCTCTCTGTAATATCACGCTTACCATATAATATAGTTTCTTTTTCACTATCAACACTATCAGATAATTTATCATTTACTGTATGCAATATTCCACTTATCTTATATTCTCCTAAATCAAGTTCAAGTAATTTTTTAGTATACTCATCTAACATTTTATTTTCAGTTTCTTTTTCAATTTGTGAAGTTGTTATTATGTTTACTAGAACTTGTTTATTAAATTCAGATTTTCTTAAAACCAAATATCTAAAATAACCTATTTTTGTTATTTTATGATAAAAAGTATGATTAGTTTTAGAGAAAAAATCATCAGAGAATTTATATATTATATTAAATTCTTCTCCCATTAAGTTATTATCATATACTCTAACTATATCATGAAAACTATTTTGTTTATGAAGTCCTAAAACCATTGGTCCATCTTTTATTTCATTCCCAAAACTAAATTCCATTTTATTTCTATAATTTAATTTACACACATTTTCAATTGGTTTATCATATATGTATTCATAACTTATTGCATTATCAAGTAATTCTTTTATCATATTATCTTTTAATTCTAATTGTTCATCATAAGTATAATATTGATAATTACAACCGCCACATTGTTCTTTTAATTTGTTAGTATATATGGCATTTTTTCTATTAGCATAATCTACTATTTCACATTTTATTAATTCTATTTTTCTTTTTCTAGTTTTAGATACTATACCTTCAACTATTTGGTCTTTGGCAGCATTTATATTTACATAAACTTTCTCATCATCTACATAACCAAAACTTTTACCCCTAATATTTATACCACTTATTTTAACCTTTATTATCTCGCCTTTTTTCACTATACAACCCCTTAATATATTCTGTTTTTTCTTTATCTTTATACACAAATATTGGCTCTAAAATATGTAACTCACTTGTTTTAATCTTTATACTATCAAGTAAACATATTAAAGCCTCTTTATTTTCTTTTGTATATACTAATTTCATATGTTTTGCACTTAATCCATATTTTCTTAGATGAACTAATACTTCTGGTATTCTATTTACTCTAAAAACCAAATACAAATGACCTGAATTTTTTAATAATCTTGCAGATATCTTTATAGTTTCTTCTAAACTTAAAGTATTTTCATGTCTAGCATTTAATATATCTGATTTTTGCTTCATTTGTTTAGGATTATCATTATATTTAAAATATGGTGGATTAGAAATAACCATATCATATACTTGCATCTCATCTTTTCTATATTCTTTTATATCACAATTTATTAAATTGATATTTCCTATATTATTTTCTTTAATATTTTTAAGAGCCACATTATGTGATTTATCTAATATTTCAACCGCATCTATATTTAATACTTCTCTACTTGATATAACTTTATTAGATATTAGCATAGATAATACTGCATTACCTGAACCTATTTCAAGTACATTTTTAGTTTTTCTATTTATTTTAACAAAATCTGCTAATAATACAGTATCTAATGTAAATGATTGTAAATCTATATCTTGATATATTTTTAAGCCTTGTATTTTAGTAATTCTCTCCATATTCCCTCTTTTAATTTTATTATATCGTTTTTTCATTTATATTTTAACATATTTTTAAAATTTATCATACCTATTGTCTATATTAATAAAATTAAAAATTATTGATATTGTAAAAAAAAAGAAAATATTATATAATAGTAATACAAAGTAATACCGTTATAAAGGAGAGTGATTTTTAATGAGTATGTCAACAGTAAGTTTTAAAATTGATGAAGATGAATTAAAAATTTTAAAGGAATACCTTGATATTAAAAAAATTAGTTTATCAAATTTTGTAAGAGAATTAATTCAAGATAAATTAGATGATGAAATAAGCCCTGAAGAAGAAAAAAGAATATTAAAAATATGGAATGAAAGTAAAAAAGAAAAAGGCAGAAATTTTTTAGATTTTTTAGAAGAAGAAAGGGCTAATAATGAAACAATTTAAAGTTATAATATTGCCCAAGGCTGAAAAACAATTGAAAAAATTAGATAAAACCATATATAGAATTATTGTTAATTATATTTTAAAAAATTTAATTGATACAAGTAATCCAAGACAAAATGGAAAAGCATTAAAAGGAAAACTTAATGGCTTATGGAGATATAGAGTAGGAGATTACAGAATACTAGCAGAAATAGAAGATAATGAATTAATTATATTGTTAATTGAAATAGCACATAGAAAAAACATATGTAATTCTTAGTTAATTTAAGGAGACCAACTATGATTAGATCTTTTACTGATAAAGAAATAGAATTTTTAAAGTCTAGAAATTTAAACTATAAAATAACTAATGAAGATGATGTTTCGGATTTAGATATAGAATTGGGTGAGTTACTTGATAAAGAAGAATTTAATAAAAAACAACATGATAATCAATTATTAGACATGATTTATACAATTTTATATAATATAGATGAAACACCAGAAAAATACAGGACTAGAAATGTTATAATTTAAAAACCAATAAAATCAATGTCTTTAATCATATTGCTAATATTGGCAAAATGATACAAGCCCCTAAAAATGTTGGAAAAATAAACTTCATTAAGATTAAAAAAATAATTAATTTATACTTGTAAAATATCATATAAATTATTTGACAATTTAACAAAAATAGGGTATCATATTATCGATATCAAACCCCATGCAGTACCTTAAATGGTACAAGGTTAAGACCTACGCATGGCTTTTTTATTCATAGGAGGAAAATATGAAAACAAAAGAAAATGAATTTAAAACTTTTAAAGAACAAGTTCAACTTTTTAAAAAAAGAGGAATGATAATTAAAGATGAAGATAAAGCAGAAGAAACTCTAAAATTTATAAATTATTATAAAATTAAAGAATGTTCTTTACCATTTCTAAAAGACAATAAATACAATAGTGAAATAACATTTGAAGAAATATTAATAAGGTTTTACGAAAATAAAAATTTAAGAATTGATCTATTAAGATTAACAGAAAAGGTAGAACTTTCACTAAAAACAAAAGTTTCTTATATATTAGGACAAAATTTAGGTGCATATGGTTATTTAAAATTTAGTAACTGGATTGATAAAAATGAATACTGCAAACATTATGTAAGACATAAAGAAAAAGAATTTAAAATTAGAGCAACAAAAAATCTATATAGAAGCAAAAATCAACTAATTAACCAATATAACAAATTAGAAGATATTCCTGTATGGCTATTAATGGACATTTTGACATTTGGTGAAATCTTAGATTTATATAAATTAATGAATGAAAAATATAAAAAGAAAATAGCAGGAGAACATAATTTAAAAGTAATTGAATACTTATCTTGGTTAGAAAATATCAATTTAATGAGAAATTTATCAGCCCATAATTCAAGTATAGTTGATATAAAATTCAAATCTAAACCTAAAAGTTTACCTGAATTTAAAAACAAATTATACTTTGTTACTGATAAAAAAACAAAAGAGTTAAAACCTACAAATAGAATTGCTATTTCAATAATTTTATTAGAATATTTAATTTTTTCTATTAATCCTAATTATAAAGGTGGTGCTATAAAAAAAAGATTAAAAAAATTATGTAGAAATAAAACTGATATTGATGCGCAAAAATTAGGATTTAGAAATTTTGAAGTTGTAGAAAATTTAAAGATATAAGAATTTATATAACAGTAATTGATAAATATCTTTTATTACAAAATAAGGCAAAATTAATTTTTACCTTATTTTTAATTATTTTATTTTTAAAACTATTTTGGAACTTTTTGATTATATATAAAGCAAACCTTTTACATTATAAGATTTTAATCTAACTTACTCCCATATCAAAGGCATAACCATTATATTTGCCACTTCTATCGTTAATACTTTTTAATATTTTAATAACTTCATCATAGGTCTCAAAAGTAAAATCTAATCTTAATTCATCTAAACCTAACTGCTCTAACAAATCAAGTTTAGGTATTAAATTCATTGGTTTATATAAGTATAACTCTACATTATTTAATTTGTTTTTCTTTAAAATATATCTATCATAAAACTCGCCTTGTATTTCCATATAGTCTTTATCAATCAAGGGGTGTTCTATATACATTGATTTTAAATGCCCATAAATTACTAATCCCTTTTTATTACTCTCTGTAGTTAAATGTCTTATTTGCTTATAACTTAATTCTGGCGATAAAAATATAGTATCTATATTATTAAATTTAGAAAATGTATCTACACTATAATTATTAAATATATTAAAATTCCAATTTACAGATTGTTTAATATTCTTATTTTGCCCATCTAATAACTGCTTAAAATTATATGCTAAGTTAGTAATTTTTATATTCTTATTATCAAAATTCTTTTGCTTTGAAATATCAAAAGAAGCCTCATATATTTTTTCTATACCAAAATCTAAACATGCTCTTTTTTGCTCATCAGTTTCAACTAATGCCGAAAATATATATGGCTTAATTATAGGTTTTTTAGGGTATTCATTATACTTAACTTCAACCTTTTCATTTTTATAATTTTTAATTATATTTTCATACAATTTATCTATTACTTCTCTTTTTAATTTTTTTAAATCACTAAATGATACAAAAGAAATTTTATCATATTCTATATCAGCCTTTTTTAAATTAAAACTTGTATTTCCTAATTCTGAAATTTTAGAATAAAGAATTTGTTCATCTATGTTCTTTTTACTATCTTCTGTTATCACATTACCATATGCTACACCTTTTATATCTTTATAAGTATACTCTAAACTTAATTTTTGTCCTTTTATAGCAACTAGTTTTGCTTCTATATCAAGATATCTATTAGTAATTTTTATTTTATTATCTATACTGTCATTTAAAGATTTAGAATAATTTTTGTAAATATATTTTGTATTTTTTGGAATATTAAGTTCTATTATATCACCTTTTTCTGCCATAGGAACTTTTTTACCATTTTTCATTATTTTATTTACAAATATTCCTTCTATGGTTTCAAAATTTTCATTTACAAACTGTATACCATCTCCATTTTCTAATAAATCCAATAACTTTATAGTATTATTTTTAACACTCCCAATTAAATAACCAAAATTAGATGGATAATTAGTATTCATTAATTTATTATCAAGATAAAAATATCCCTTAGAATATCCTCTATTAAATAACTTATAACTCATGCTTTCATGTTCAATATTTTTTAGAATATCTGAATAATATGAAACTGTTTCAAAAACATAATTAGGATTTTTCTTTCTACCTTCGACTTTTATCGAATTTATTCCAATTTCTTTTAATTTTTCTATTTCTTTGGCTTCTAAAAGTTGATCATTAGGAGATAATGTATAGCATAACTTCCCATCATCTTGTTTAAATTTCTTACGACAAGTATAAGCACACATTCCCCTATTTCCACTTCTACCACCTATAAAACTACTTACATAGCAATTTCCAGAATAGGCTATACACATAGAACCTGATACAAATACTTCTAATTCTATATCAGTATTTTCTCTTATAGTTTTTATTTCATCAAAACTTAATTCTCTTGCTAAAACTACTCTTTTTAAGCCTAAACTTTTCATATAATTGGCTTCAACATAATTTGAAACTGTCATTTGTGTACTTCCATGTAAAGTTAAATTAGGAAAGTTTTTTCTTAAAACGCTTATCATACCTAAATCTTGTACTATTACTGCATCTATACCATGTTCATATATAGGCATAAAAGCATTTATAGCATTTTTTAATTCTATGTCTTTCATTACTGTATTTAAAGTTAATAAGCACTTAACTCCTCTTACATGTGCATAATCAATACCTGCAAATAAGTCATCATAACCTAAATTATCATTATTTCTCCTAGCACCAAAACCTTTAAGTCCTAAATATACTTCATTAGCACCTGCTTTAATAGCAGCCTCTAATTTTTCATAATTACCAGCAGGTCCTACTATATTCATATTATCACTCTTTCATTATTTATTATATATACATTATATCAAACATTGATACAAAAAAAAAGCACCTTAGTGCATAATGGTGCCGCTTGTCGGATTCGAACCAACCACCTACTGATTACAAGTCAGTTGCTCTACCAAATGAGCTAAAGCGGCTTAACAAAATAATTATATATTTTTTTTATTTTCTTGTCAAGAATTTAATATATATTTTACAAAAAAAAAATAATATTCAATCTTTTTAGTATCAAATATTATTCTCTCTAAATTATATCCTAAAGCATCCTACCGTGAACATTCCAGCCTTTTTCTTTCGCAAGTTTAACAGCTTTCATTCTTCTATAACCTACGGCATGATCACTTCTAAAATTAATGAATTTTAACCATATATCTTCTTCGTGCTTTTCTATAGTATTAAAATATTCTTCAATATCAACATGTTTTCCTAAATTTTTACCAGCAAATAGATAAATCATACTCATAGAACCTTCTGAAGCATAGTATAATGCTACTCTATCAGCAGTATATTCCTGTGCCCTTGTTAATGATTTATTCAAAAAAAGCAATGTCATAATAGGAGCAACTATTAATCTTTTCAGCTCTATATGTTTACATAATATATGACCTAATTCATGTGCCATTATAAATTTAAGGGCTTCAAAATTATTTTGCCCATAAGCAATATCTACAATATCACTATGTAAAACTATATATTTACTATACAAAGAACATTTAGAAGCAAAAGCATTCATTACACCATTACCATTTATTAAATAAATTTCTGGTATAGGATTTTCTGTTCCATCTTTGAAGCCCATTTTTAAAGCAAGTTCTTTATATATTTTGTATAATTCTGGTAACTGTTTATCTGTTAATTTTATTCCATTACTAATTTTTTTATAATACATATATCGTACAAAAAATAATCCTATAAAAGGACTTGCTAAACCAATTAAAATTGGAGTAGTCCACTCTTTTAAAATTATTCCAGAAATTAATGCTATTACAGCACCAATAGTAACTACTGCTGTTAAGGCATATCCTAAAATTGATAATGGCATTTCTGCGTTATGTCTAAATTCTTTGACACTAGGTTGTTTATTCATAGTTGGTCTCCTTTTATTAATATAAAACTTATATTAATTAACTAATTCCTATGTATATTATAACATAAAAGGTATTTTTTCCTAAATTATACCGTGATATTTGTTGAAATTTATAAGAAAAAAAGACACTTTCATGTCTTTCATCTCTTTTATATTACTTTATATCATTACCATAATAAGCATTTTTGCCATGCTTTCTATTATAGTGTTTATCTTGTATTATTTTTGGCGCTTCTTTTACTTCTGGATTTATAAGTTTAGTAATTACTGCCATTTTAGCAACTTCTTCTAATACTACTGCATTATATACTGCCTTTTTAGCATTTTCTCCCCAAGCAAATGAACCATGATTTTTACAAAGTACTGCAGGTGTTGCAATATAGTCTTTATCTTTAAAAGTTTCTATAATAACCTTTCCAGTATTTTTTTCATACGCCTCATCTATTTCTTCTTTTGTTAGATTTCTACTACAAGGTATAGTTCCATAAATACTATCAGCATGTGTTGTTCCATAACATAATATATCTTTACCTGCTTGAGCAAAACTTGTAGCCCAAGTTGAATGTGTATGAACTATTCCACCTATCTTAGGAAAAGCATTATAAAGTTCCACATGAGTTGGTGTATCAGATGATGGCTTGTATTTACCTTCAACTACATTACCATTTAGGTCTACTACTACCATATCATCAGGAGTTAATTTATCATAATCTACTCCACTTGGTTTAATTACAAATAAACCCTTTTCTCTATCTATTTCTGAAACATTTCCCCATGTAAATTTTATAAGATT contains:
- the rlmD gene encoding 23S rRNA (uracil(1939)-C(5))-methyltransferase RlmD, whose amino-acid sequence is MKKGEIIKVKISGINIRGKSFGYVDDEKVYVNINAAKDQIVEGIVSKTRKRKIELIKCEIVDYANRKNAIYTNKLKEQCGGCNYQYYTYDEQLELKDNMIKELLDNAISYEYIYDKPIENVCKLNYRNKMEFSFGNEIKDGPMVLGLHKQNSFHDIVRVYDNNLMGEEFNIIYKFSDDFFSKTNHTFYHKITKIGYFRYLVLRKSEFNKQVLVNIITTSQIEKETENKMLDEYTKKLLELDLGEYKISGILHTVNDKLSDSVDSEKETILYGKRDITERIFDLDFNISPYSFFQTNSKTVSKLYGKVLDYLDNINENVVFDLFSGTGTIAQIISKKFNKVYAIEIVEEAVKKAKENAKLNNIENIEFIAGDVFEKLDMLNEKPNILVLDPPRMGVLTKTIDKLIKYNVETIVYVSCNPVTLLKDLKDFENYGYRVKRAGIVDMFSFTNHVETVCLLSK
- a CDS encoding tRNA1(Val) (adenine(37)-N6)-methyltransferase, translating into MERITKIQGLKIYQDIDLQSFTLDTVLLADFVKINRKTKNVLEIGSGNAVLSMLISNKVISSREVLNIDAVEILDKSHNVALKNIKENNIGNINLINCDIKEYRKDEMQVYDMVISNPPYFKYNDNPKQMKQKSDILNARHENTLSLEETIKISARLLKNSGHLYLVFRVNRIPEVLVHLRKYGLSAKHMKLVYTKENKEALICLLDSIKIKTSELHILEPIFVYKDKEKTEYIKGLYSEKRRDNKG
- a CDS encoding DUF6290 family protein, producing the protein MSMSTVSFKIDEDELKILKEYLDIKKISLSNFVRELIQDKLDDEISPEEEKRILKIWNESKKEKGRNFLDFLEEERANNETI
- a CDS encoding type II toxin-antitoxin system RelE family toxin, which translates into the protein MKQFKVIILPKAEKQLKKLDKTIYRIIVNYILKNLIDTSNPRQNGKALKGKLNGLWRYRVGDYRILAEIEDNELIILLIEIAHRKNICNS
- a CDS encoding Abi family protein — translated: MKTKENEFKTFKEQVQLFKKRGMIIKDEDKAEETLKFINYYKIKECSLPFLKDNKYNSEITFEEILIRFYENKNLRIDLLRLTEKVELSLKTKVSYILGQNLGAYGYLKFSNWIDKNEYCKHYVRHKEKEFKIRATKNLYRSKNQLINQYNKLEDIPVWLLMDILTFGEILDLYKLMNEKYKKKIAGEHNLKVIEYLSWLENINLMRNLSAHNSSIVDIKFKSKPKSLPEFKNKLYFVTDKKTKELKPTNRIAISIILLEYLIFSINPNYKGGAIKKRLKKLCRNKTDIDAQKLGFRNFEVVENLKI
- a CDS encoding peptidase U32 family protein — encoded protein: MNIVGPAGNYEKLEAAIKAGANEVYLGLKGFGARRNNDNLGYDDLFAGIDYAHVRGVKCLLTLNTVMKDIELKNAINAFMPIYEHGIDAVIVQDLGMISVLRKNFPNLTLHGSTQMTVSNYVEANYMKSLGLKRVVLARELSFDEIKTIRENTDIELEVFVSGSMCIAYSGNCYVSSFIGGRSGNRGMCAYTCRKKFKQDDGKLCYTLSPNDQLLEAKEIEKLKEIGINSIKVEGRKKNPNYVFETVSYYSDILKNIEHESMSYKLFNRGYSKGYFYLDNKLMNTNYPSNFGYLIGSVKNNTIKLLDLLENGDGIQFVNENFETIEGIFVNKIMKNGKKVPMAEKGDIIELNIPKNTKYIYKNYSKSLNDSIDNKIKITNRYLDIEAKLVAIKGQKLSLEYTYKDIKGVAYGNVITEDSKKNIDEQILYSKISELGNTSFNLKKADIEYDKISFVSFSDLKKLKREVIDKLYENIIKNYKNEKVEVKYNEYPKKPIIKPYIFSALVETDEQKRACLDFGIEKIYEASFDISKQKNFDNKNIKITNLAYNFKQLLDGQNKNIKQSVNWNFNIFNNYSVDTFSKFNNIDTIFLSPELSYKQIRHLTTESNKKGLVIYGHLKSMYIEHPLIDKDYMEIQGEFYDRYILKKNKLNNVELYLYKPMNLIPKLDLLEQLGLDELRLDFTFETYDEVIKILKSINDRSGKYNGYAFDMGVS
- a CDS encoding M48 family metallopeptidase, with translation MNKQPSVKEFRHNAEMPLSILGYALTAVVTIGAVIALISGIILKEWTTPILIGLASPFIGLFFVRYMYYKKISNGIKLTDKQLPELYKIYKELALKMGFKDGTENPIPEIYLINGNGVMNAFASKCSLYSKYIVLHSDIVDIAYGQNNFEALKFIMAHELGHILCKHIELKRLIVAPIMTLLFLNKSLTRAQEYTADRVALYYASEGSMSMIYLFAGKNLGKHVDIEEYFNTIEKHEEDIWLKFINFRSDHAVGYRRMKAVKLAKEKGWNVHGRML
- a CDS encoding L-ribulose-5-phosphate 4-epimerase yields the protein MLEELKKKVYEANMDLPKYNLIKFTWGNVSEIDREKGLFVIKPSGVDYDKLTPDDMVVVDLNGNVVEGKYKPSSDTPTHVELYNAFPKIGGIVHTHSTWATSFAQAGKDILCYGTTHADSIYGTIPCSRNLTKEEIDEAYEKNTGKVIIETFKDKDYIATPAVLCKNHGSFAWGENAKKAVYNAVVLEEVAKMAVITKLINPEVKEAPKIIQDKHYNRKHGKNAYYGNDIK